One window of the Branchiostoma lanceolatum isolate klBraLanc5 chromosome 3, klBraLanc5.hap2, whole genome shotgun sequence genome contains the following:
- the LOC136430712 gene encoding FHF complex subunit HOOK interacting protein 2A-like isoform X4: MFNKFASILQHAVEALAPNLPLQEDFVYHWKSITKYYIDNTDDKRPVDQTNIPSHLEQMLEILIQEEEERGEAGPCMEYLMQHKLLETLHTLGRADCPPGMKQEVLVFFTKLLGKIQQPILPHVNVHRPVHRLIRVCGEVQAAPTENEEIQFLCTLCAKLKDNPYLVNFFLQRDWWARTRSGVELTKYNSEAPPKSESTPSSSPSKGSDSSTGSEGCPEYNIIDSLLSLTQSPDSRIAVKSCEGLMLLVSLPEQAAADCAVKHTRLCEVLTDRLSLLHRALPATMEPIDIESVEAKWGLDFSDKDDANQFPGKRQLTSFLSWLDYCDQLIKESHKTIGAALAFAVKERFFVPVFEPQVMQASEVGALTATALLTQCLKMVTSEHLLHELVMFCLGECRDMEMPGDAARRHKLRHRVIERCDHLSDELSLVSLRLFEVLLQKPHEHVTHSVILANLEERGYYDIRKEDVSQPGSHDNSLNGSKDGNPENQEPASDSVNHEGLNVNQSSDTVSHSGNPGSQDVSETNQQDNQDANQSNSHDDQEHVANGLSTSPPTTPTPVTPTPPTTPKDDDIEDWLNEEKWSPQKDSPTKDKDGSPVHKVVNTFLFLVPDEIKSSSQVEGTGYDMYLRDAHRQFRECCVSSVNWDWPSVVKPLPNCRTDIHFYEGSLVKVLFDKLSRVLDQPYDVNLQVTSVLSKLALLPHPHLHEYMLDPCIPLTPGVRSLHSVLKRVAADLMLRAQRIPDFNRKLVMVRQQLMGMAPAENVDHRTLLEGAIVLEEFCKELAAIAFVKHHATSSQHFLQK; this comes from the exons ATGTTCAACAAATTTGCATCGATCTTACAACATGCAGTGGAAGCG CTGGCACCAAACCTCCCCCTACAGGAGGATTTTGTCTACCACTGGAAATCCATCACCAAGTATTACATAGACAATACAG ATGACAAGCGGCCTGTGGACCAGACCAACATCCCGTCTCACCTGGAGCAGATGTTAGAGATCCTGatccaggaggaggaggagcgtGGGGAGGCAGGGCCGTGCATGGAGTATCTCATGCAGCATAAACTCCTGGAGACCTTACACACTCTGGGCAGGGCAGAT TGCCCACCTGGAATGAAGCAGGAGGTTTTGGTGTTCTTCACAAAACTTCTGGGGAAAATCCAGCAGCCAATCCTGCCGCATGTCAATGTGCACAGACCAGTCCAC AGGCTGATCCGTGTGTGTGGTGAAGTGCAGGCGGCTCCAACAGAAAATGAGGAAATCCAGTTTTTATGCACATTGTGTGCCAAGCTGAAGGACAACCCGTACCTAGTCAACTTCTTCCTACAG AGAGACTGGTGGGCTCGTACCAGATCT GGTGTGGAACTTACCAAGTACAATAGTGAG GCCCCGCCCAAAAGTGAAAgcacaccatcatcatcacccaGTAAGGGCTCTGATTCGTCAACAGGCAGTGAGGGGTGTCCAGAATACAACATCATCGACTCCTTACTTAGTCTGACACAGAGTCCA GATAGCAGAATAGCAGTGAAATCGTGCGAAGGTCTGATGCTATTGGTCAGCCTCCCGGAGCAGGCGGCCGCAGACTGTGCGGTGAAACACACGCGGCTGTGTGAAGTGCTGACAGACAGACTGAGCCTACTCCACAGAGCTCTGCCTGCCACCATGGAGCCAATTGATATAGAGTCTGTGGAGGCCAAATGGGG GTTAGATTTTAGTGACAAAGATGATGCTAACCAGTTCCCGGGAAAACGACAACTAACATCCTTCCTGTCATGGCTGGACTACTGTGATCAGCTGATCAAAGAATCACACAAA ACCATAGGTGCTGCTCTGGCCTTTGCTGTTAAAGAGAGATTCTTCGTTCCAGTGTTTGAGCCTCAGGTCATGCAGGC GTCAGAGGTCGGGGCACTCACAGCAACAGCTCTGCTGACCCAGTGTTTGAAAATGGTGACCTCAGAGCATCTGCTGCATG AGCTGGTTATGTTTTGCCTTGGAGAGTGCCGGGATATGGAGATGCCAGGAGACGCAGCCAGGAGACACAAACTGAGACACCGCGTCATCGAGAGGTGTGATCATTTGTCTGATGAG TTGAGCCTGGTGTCCCTCAGGCTGTTTGAAGTCCTACTACAGAAGCCCCATGAACATGTTACGCACAGTGTAATCCTGGCAAACCTGGAGGAGAGAGGGTACTACGACATCAGGAAAGAAGACGTCAGTCAACCTGGTAGCCATGACAACAGCCTCAATGGCAGTAAAGACGGCAACCCTGAAAACCAAGAGCCTGCTAGTGACTCTGTTAACCACGAAGGGCTAAATGTCAATCAAAGTTCTGATACTGTTAGTCACAGTGGTAACCCAGGAAGTCAAGATGTTAGTGAAACCAATCAACAGGACAACCAAGATGCCAATCAATCTAATAGTCATGACGACCAGGAACATGTAGCAAATGGACTGTCTACATCACCTCCGACAACGCCAACTCCCGTAACACCAACCCCACCCACCACACCTAAGGATGA TGACATTGAGGACTGGTTGAATGAAGAAAAATGGTCTCCACAAAAGGACTCCCCCACAAAGGACAAGGACGGGTCTCCGGTTCACAAGGTCGTCAACAC CTTCCTGTTCCTGGTTCCAGATGAGATCAAGTCCTCCTCACAAGTAGAAGGGACGGGATATGACATGTACCTCAGGGACGCACACAGACAG TTCAGAGAGTGCTGTGTCAGCTCCGTCAACTGGGATTGGCCGAGCGTCGTCAAGCCCCTGCCCAACTGTCGTACTGACATCCACTTCTACGAAGGGTCTCTCGTCAAGGTTTTATTCGACAAGCTGTCCAGAGTCTTGGACCAg CCCTACGATGTGAACCTACAGGTGACATCAGTGCTGTCCAAGCTGGCCCTGCTGCCCCACCCACACCTGCACGAGTACATGCTGGACCCCTGTATCCCCCTCACCCCAGGGGTCAGGTCACTGCACTCTGTTCTCAAAAGG GTGGCAGCTGACCTGATGTTACGAGCCCAGAGGATCCCAGACTTCAACAGAAAACTGGTCATGGTCAGGCAGCAGCTGATGGGAATGGCACCGGCAGAAAA CGTGGACCACAGGACTCTGCTAGAGGGCGCTATTGTCTTGGAGGAGTTTTGTAAAGAGCTAGCCGCTATCGCCTTTGTTAAGCACCATGCGACGTCCTCGCAGCACTTCCTACAAAAGTAG
- the LOC136430712 gene encoding FHF complex subunit HOOK interacting protein 2A-like isoform X1 → MFNKFASILQHAVEAIDNWSGELEPRLAPNLPLQEDFVYHWKSITKYYIDNTDDKRPVDQTNIPSHLEQMLEILIQEEEERGEAGPCMEYLMQHKLLETLHTLGRADCPPGMKQEVLVFFTKLLGKIQQPILPHVNVHRPVHRLIRVCGEVQAAPTENEEIQFLCTLCAKLKDNPYLVNFFLQRDWWARTRSGVELTKYNSEAPPKSESTPSSSPSKGSDSSTGSEGCPEYNIIDSLLSLTQSPDSRIAVKSCEGLMLLVSLPEQAAADCAVKHTRLCEVLTDRLSLLHRALPATMEPIDIESVEAKWGLDFSDKDDANQFPGKRQLTSFLSWLDYCDQLIKESHKTIGAALAFAVKERFFVPVFEPQVMQASEVGALTATALLTQCLKMVTSEHLLHELVMFCLGECRDMEMPGDAARRHKLRHRVIERCDHLSDELSLVSLRLFEVLLQKPHEHVTHSVILANLEERGYYDIRKEDVSQPGSHDNSLNGSKDGNPENQEPASDSVNHEGLNVNQSSDTVSHSGNPGSQDVSETNQQDNQDANQSNSHDDQEHVANGLSTSPPTTPTPVTPTPPTTPKDDDIEDWLNEEKWSPQKDSPTKDKDGSPVHKVVNTFLFLVPDEIKSSSQVEGTGYDMYLRDAHRQFRECCVSSVNWDWPSVVKPLPNCRTDIHFYEGSLVKVLFDKLSRVLDQPYDVNLQVTSVLSKLALLPHPHLHEYMLDPCIPLTPGVRSLHSVLKRVAADLMLRAQRIPDFNRKLVMVRQQLMGMAPAENVDHRTLLEGAIVLEEFCKELAAIAFVKHHATSSQHFLQK, encoded by the exons ATGTTCAACAAATTTGCATCGATCTTACAACATGCAGTGGAAGCG ATTGACAACTGGAGTGGTGAACTGGAACCTCGT CTGGCACCAAACCTCCCCCTACAGGAGGATTTTGTCTACCACTGGAAATCCATCACCAAGTATTACATAGACAATACAG ATGACAAGCGGCCTGTGGACCAGACCAACATCCCGTCTCACCTGGAGCAGATGTTAGAGATCCTGatccaggaggaggaggagcgtGGGGAGGCAGGGCCGTGCATGGAGTATCTCATGCAGCATAAACTCCTGGAGACCTTACACACTCTGGGCAGGGCAGAT TGCCCACCTGGAATGAAGCAGGAGGTTTTGGTGTTCTTCACAAAACTTCTGGGGAAAATCCAGCAGCCAATCCTGCCGCATGTCAATGTGCACAGACCAGTCCAC AGGCTGATCCGTGTGTGTGGTGAAGTGCAGGCGGCTCCAACAGAAAATGAGGAAATCCAGTTTTTATGCACATTGTGTGCCAAGCTGAAGGACAACCCGTACCTAGTCAACTTCTTCCTACAG AGAGACTGGTGGGCTCGTACCAGATCT GGTGTGGAACTTACCAAGTACAATAGTGAG GCCCCGCCCAAAAGTGAAAgcacaccatcatcatcacccaGTAAGGGCTCTGATTCGTCAACAGGCAGTGAGGGGTGTCCAGAATACAACATCATCGACTCCTTACTTAGTCTGACACAGAGTCCA GATAGCAGAATAGCAGTGAAATCGTGCGAAGGTCTGATGCTATTGGTCAGCCTCCCGGAGCAGGCGGCCGCAGACTGTGCGGTGAAACACACGCGGCTGTGTGAAGTGCTGACAGACAGACTGAGCCTACTCCACAGAGCTCTGCCTGCCACCATGGAGCCAATTGATATAGAGTCTGTGGAGGCCAAATGGGG GTTAGATTTTAGTGACAAAGATGATGCTAACCAGTTCCCGGGAAAACGACAACTAACATCCTTCCTGTCATGGCTGGACTACTGTGATCAGCTGATCAAAGAATCACACAAA ACCATAGGTGCTGCTCTGGCCTTTGCTGTTAAAGAGAGATTCTTCGTTCCAGTGTTTGAGCCTCAGGTCATGCAGGC GTCAGAGGTCGGGGCACTCACAGCAACAGCTCTGCTGACCCAGTGTTTGAAAATGGTGACCTCAGAGCATCTGCTGCATG AGCTGGTTATGTTTTGCCTTGGAGAGTGCCGGGATATGGAGATGCCAGGAGACGCAGCCAGGAGACACAAACTGAGACACCGCGTCATCGAGAGGTGTGATCATTTGTCTGATGAG TTGAGCCTGGTGTCCCTCAGGCTGTTTGAAGTCCTACTACAGAAGCCCCATGAACATGTTACGCACAGTGTAATCCTGGCAAACCTGGAGGAGAGAGGGTACTACGACATCAGGAAAGAAGACGTCAGTCAACCTGGTAGCCATGACAACAGCCTCAATGGCAGTAAAGACGGCAACCCTGAAAACCAAGAGCCTGCTAGTGACTCTGTTAACCACGAAGGGCTAAATGTCAATCAAAGTTCTGATACTGTTAGTCACAGTGGTAACCCAGGAAGTCAAGATGTTAGTGAAACCAATCAACAGGACAACCAAGATGCCAATCAATCTAATAGTCATGACGACCAGGAACATGTAGCAAATGGACTGTCTACATCACCTCCGACAACGCCAACTCCCGTAACACCAACCCCACCCACCACACCTAAGGATGA TGACATTGAGGACTGGTTGAATGAAGAAAAATGGTCTCCACAAAAGGACTCCCCCACAAAGGACAAGGACGGGTCTCCGGTTCACAAGGTCGTCAACAC CTTCCTGTTCCTGGTTCCAGATGAGATCAAGTCCTCCTCACAAGTAGAAGGGACGGGATATGACATGTACCTCAGGGACGCACACAGACAG TTCAGAGAGTGCTGTGTCAGCTCCGTCAACTGGGATTGGCCGAGCGTCGTCAAGCCCCTGCCCAACTGTCGTACTGACATCCACTTCTACGAAGGGTCTCTCGTCAAGGTTTTATTCGACAAGCTGTCCAGAGTCTTGGACCAg CCCTACGATGTGAACCTACAGGTGACATCAGTGCTGTCCAAGCTGGCCCTGCTGCCCCACCCACACCTGCACGAGTACATGCTGGACCCCTGTATCCCCCTCACCCCAGGGGTCAGGTCACTGCACTCTGTTCTCAAAAGG GTGGCAGCTGACCTGATGTTACGAGCCCAGAGGATCCCAGACTTCAACAGAAAACTGGTCATGGTCAGGCAGCAGCTGATGGGAATGGCACCGGCAGAAAA CGTGGACCACAGGACTCTGCTAGAGGGCGCTATTGTCTTGGAGGAGTTTTGTAAAGAGCTAGCCGCTATCGCCTTTGTTAAGCACCATGCGACGTCCTCGCAGCACTTCCTACAAAAGTAG
- the LOC136430712 gene encoding FHF complex subunit HOOK interacting protein 2A-like isoform X5 yields MFNKFASILQHAVEAIDNWSGELEPRLAPNLPLQEDFVYHWKSITKYYIDNTDDKRPVDQTNIPSHLEQMLEILIQEEEERGEAGPCMEYLMQHKLLETLHTLGRADCPPGMKQEVLVFFTKLLGKIQQPILPHVNVHRPVHRLIRVCGEVQAAPTENEEIQFLCTLCAKLKDNPYLVNFFLQAPPKSESTPSSSPSKGSDSSTGSEGCPEYNIIDSLLSLTQSPDSRIAVKSCEGLMLLVSLPEQAAADCAVKHTRLCEVLTDRLSLLHRALPATMEPIDIESVEAKWGLDFSDKDDANQFPGKRQLTSFLSWLDYCDQLIKESHKTIGAALAFAVKERFFVPVFEPQVMQASEVGALTATALLTQCLKMVTSEHLLHELVMFCLGECRDMEMPGDAARRHKLRHRVIERCDHLSDELSLVSLRLFEVLLQKPHEHVTHSVILANLEERGYYDIRKEDVSQPGSHDNSLNGSKDGNPENQEPASDSVNHEGLNVNQSSDTVSHSGNPGSQDVSETNQQDNQDANQSNSHDDQEHVANGLSTSPPTTPTPVTPTPPTTPKDDDIEDWLNEEKWSPQKDSPTKDKDGSPVHKVVNTFLFLVPDEIKSSSQVEGTGYDMYLRDAHRQFRECCVSSVNWDWPSVVKPLPNCRTDIHFYEGSLVKVLFDKLSRVLDQPYDVNLQVTSVLSKLALLPHPHLHEYMLDPCIPLTPGVRSLHSVLKRVAADLMLRAQRIPDFNRKLVMVRQQLMGMAPAENVDHRTLLEGAIVLEEFCKELAAIAFVKHHATSSQHFLQK; encoded by the exons ATGTTCAACAAATTTGCATCGATCTTACAACATGCAGTGGAAGCG ATTGACAACTGGAGTGGTGAACTGGAACCTCGT CTGGCACCAAACCTCCCCCTACAGGAGGATTTTGTCTACCACTGGAAATCCATCACCAAGTATTACATAGACAATACAG ATGACAAGCGGCCTGTGGACCAGACCAACATCCCGTCTCACCTGGAGCAGATGTTAGAGATCCTGatccaggaggaggaggagcgtGGGGAGGCAGGGCCGTGCATGGAGTATCTCATGCAGCATAAACTCCTGGAGACCTTACACACTCTGGGCAGGGCAGAT TGCCCACCTGGAATGAAGCAGGAGGTTTTGGTGTTCTTCACAAAACTTCTGGGGAAAATCCAGCAGCCAATCCTGCCGCATGTCAATGTGCACAGACCAGTCCAC AGGCTGATCCGTGTGTGTGGTGAAGTGCAGGCGGCTCCAACAGAAAATGAGGAAATCCAGTTTTTATGCACATTGTGTGCCAAGCTGAAGGACAACCCGTACCTAGTCAACTTCTTCCTACAG GCCCCGCCCAAAAGTGAAAgcacaccatcatcatcacccaGTAAGGGCTCTGATTCGTCAACAGGCAGTGAGGGGTGTCCAGAATACAACATCATCGACTCCTTACTTAGTCTGACACAGAGTCCA GATAGCAGAATAGCAGTGAAATCGTGCGAAGGTCTGATGCTATTGGTCAGCCTCCCGGAGCAGGCGGCCGCAGACTGTGCGGTGAAACACACGCGGCTGTGTGAAGTGCTGACAGACAGACTGAGCCTACTCCACAGAGCTCTGCCTGCCACCATGGAGCCAATTGATATAGAGTCTGTGGAGGCCAAATGGGG GTTAGATTTTAGTGACAAAGATGATGCTAACCAGTTCCCGGGAAAACGACAACTAACATCCTTCCTGTCATGGCTGGACTACTGTGATCAGCTGATCAAAGAATCACACAAA ACCATAGGTGCTGCTCTGGCCTTTGCTGTTAAAGAGAGATTCTTCGTTCCAGTGTTTGAGCCTCAGGTCATGCAGGC GTCAGAGGTCGGGGCACTCACAGCAACAGCTCTGCTGACCCAGTGTTTGAAAATGGTGACCTCAGAGCATCTGCTGCATG AGCTGGTTATGTTTTGCCTTGGAGAGTGCCGGGATATGGAGATGCCAGGAGACGCAGCCAGGAGACACAAACTGAGACACCGCGTCATCGAGAGGTGTGATCATTTGTCTGATGAG TTGAGCCTGGTGTCCCTCAGGCTGTTTGAAGTCCTACTACAGAAGCCCCATGAACATGTTACGCACAGTGTAATCCTGGCAAACCTGGAGGAGAGAGGGTACTACGACATCAGGAAAGAAGACGTCAGTCAACCTGGTAGCCATGACAACAGCCTCAATGGCAGTAAAGACGGCAACCCTGAAAACCAAGAGCCTGCTAGTGACTCTGTTAACCACGAAGGGCTAAATGTCAATCAAAGTTCTGATACTGTTAGTCACAGTGGTAACCCAGGAAGTCAAGATGTTAGTGAAACCAATCAACAGGACAACCAAGATGCCAATCAATCTAATAGTCATGACGACCAGGAACATGTAGCAAATGGACTGTCTACATCACCTCCGACAACGCCAACTCCCGTAACACCAACCCCACCCACCACACCTAAGGATGA TGACATTGAGGACTGGTTGAATGAAGAAAAATGGTCTCCACAAAAGGACTCCCCCACAAAGGACAAGGACGGGTCTCCGGTTCACAAGGTCGTCAACAC CTTCCTGTTCCTGGTTCCAGATGAGATCAAGTCCTCCTCACAAGTAGAAGGGACGGGATATGACATGTACCTCAGGGACGCACACAGACAG TTCAGAGAGTGCTGTGTCAGCTCCGTCAACTGGGATTGGCCGAGCGTCGTCAAGCCCCTGCCCAACTGTCGTACTGACATCCACTTCTACGAAGGGTCTCTCGTCAAGGTTTTATTCGACAAGCTGTCCAGAGTCTTGGACCAg CCCTACGATGTGAACCTACAGGTGACATCAGTGCTGTCCAAGCTGGCCCTGCTGCCCCACCCACACCTGCACGAGTACATGCTGGACCCCTGTATCCCCCTCACCCCAGGGGTCAGGTCACTGCACTCTGTTCTCAAAAGG GTGGCAGCTGACCTGATGTTACGAGCCCAGAGGATCCCAGACTTCAACAGAAAACTGGTCATGGTCAGGCAGCAGCTGATGGGAATGGCACCGGCAGAAAA CGTGGACCACAGGACTCTGCTAGAGGGCGCTATTGTCTTGGAGGAGTTTTGTAAAGAGCTAGCCGCTATCGCCTTTGTTAAGCACCATGCGACGTCCTCGCAGCACTTCCTACAAAAGTAG
- the LOC136430712 gene encoding FHF complex subunit HOOK interacting protein 2A-like isoform X2: MFNKFASILQHAVEAIDNWSGELEPRLAPNLPLQEDFVYHWKSITKYYIDNTDDKRPVDQTNIPSHLEQMLEILIQEEEERGEAGPCMEYLMQHKLLETLHTLGRADCPPGMKQEVLVFFTKLLGKIQQPILPHVNVHRPVHRLIRVCGEVQAAPTENEEIQFLCTLCAKLKDNPYLVNFFLQGVELTKYNSEAPPKSESTPSSSPSKGSDSSTGSEGCPEYNIIDSLLSLTQSPDSRIAVKSCEGLMLLVSLPEQAAADCAVKHTRLCEVLTDRLSLLHRALPATMEPIDIESVEAKWGLDFSDKDDANQFPGKRQLTSFLSWLDYCDQLIKESHKTIGAALAFAVKERFFVPVFEPQVMQASEVGALTATALLTQCLKMVTSEHLLHELVMFCLGECRDMEMPGDAARRHKLRHRVIERCDHLSDELSLVSLRLFEVLLQKPHEHVTHSVILANLEERGYYDIRKEDVSQPGSHDNSLNGSKDGNPENQEPASDSVNHEGLNVNQSSDTVSHSGNPGSQDVSETNQQDNQDANQSNSHDDQEHVANGLSTSPPTTPTPVTPTPPTTPKDDDIEDWLNEEKWSPQKDSPTKDKDGSPVHKVVNTFLFLVPDEIKSSSQVEGTGYDMYLRDAHRQFRECCVSSVNWDWPSVVKPLPNCRTDIHFYEGSLVKVLFDKLSRVLDQPYDVNLQVTSVLSKLALLPHPHLHEYMLDPCIPLTPGVRSLHSVLKRVAADLMLRAQRIPDFNRKLVMVRQQLMGMAPAENVDHRTLLEGAIVLEEFCKELAAIAFVKHHATSSQHFLQK; the protein is encoded by the exons ATGTTCAACAAATTTGCATCGATCTTACAACATGCAGTGGAAGCG ATTGACAACTGGAGTGGTGAACTGGAACCTCGT CTGGCACCAAACCTCCCCCTACAGGAGGATTTTGTCTACCACTGGAAATCCATCACCAAGTATTACATAGACAATACAG ATGACAAGCGGCCTGTGGACCAGACCAACATCCCGTCTCACCTGGAGCAGATGTTAGAGATCCTGatccaggaggaggaggagcgtGGGGAGGCAGGGCCGTGCATGGAGTATCTCATGCAGCATAAACTCCTGGAGACCTTACACACTCTGGGCAGGGCAGAT TGCCCACCTGGAATGAAGCAGGAGGTTTTGGTGTTCTTCACAAAACTTCTGGGGAAAATCCAGCAGCCAATCCTGCCGCATGTCAATGTGCACAGACCAGTCCAC AGGCTGATCCGTGTGTGTGGTGAAGTGCAGGCGGCTCCAACAGAAAATGAGGAAATCCAGTTTTTATGCACATTGTGTGCCAAGCTGAAGGACAACCCGTACCTAGTCAACTTCTTCCTACAG GGTGTGGAACTTACCAAGTACAATAGTGAG GCCCCGCCCAAAAGTGAAAgcacaccatcatcatcacccaGTAAGGGCTCTGATTCGTCAACAGGCAGTGAGGGGTGTCCAGAATACAACATCATCGACTCCTTACTTAGTCTGACACAGAGTCCA GATAGCAGAATAGCAGTGAAATCGTGCGAAGGTCTGATGCTATTGGTCAGCCTCCCGGAGCAGGCGGCCGCAGACTGTGCGGTGAAACACACGCGGCTGTGTGAAGTGCTGACAGACAGACTGAGCCTACTCCACAGAGCTCTGCCTGCCACCATGGAGCCAATTGATATAGAGTCTGTGGAGGCCAAATGGGG GTTAGATTTTAGTGACAAAGATGATGCTAACCAGTTCCCGGGAAAACGACAACTAACATCCTTCCTGTCATGGCTGGACTACTGTGATCAGCTGATCAAAGAATCACACAAA ACCATAGGTGCTGCTCTGGCCTTTGCTGTTAAAGAGAGATTCTTCGTTCCAGTGTTTGAGCCTCAGGTCATGCAGGC GTCAGAGGTCGGGGCACTCACAGCAACAGCTCTGCTGACCCAGTGTTTGAAAATGGTGACCTCAGAGCATCTGCTGCATG AGCTGGTTATGTTTTGCCTTGGAGAGTGCCGGGATATGGAGATGCCAGGAGACGCAGCCAGGAGACACAAACTGAGACACCGCGTCATCGAGAGGTGTGATCATTTGTCTGATGAG TTGAGCCTGGTGTCCCTCAGGCTGTTTGAAGTCCTACTACAGAAGCCCCATGAACATGTTACGCACAGTGTAATCCTGGCAAACCTGGAGGAGAGAGGGTACTACGACATCAGGAAAGAAGACGTCAGTCAACCTGGTAGCCATGACAACAGCCTCAATGGCAGTAAAGACGGCAACCCTGAAAACCAAGAGCCTGCTAGTGACTCTGTTAACCACGAAGGGCTAAATGTCAATCAAAGTTCTGATACTGTTAGTCACAGTGGTAACCCAGGAAGTCAAGATGTTAGTGAAACCAATCAACAGGACAACCAAGATGCCAATCAATCTAATAGTCATGACGACCAGGAACATGTAGCAAATGGACTGTCTACATCACCTCCGACAACGCCAACTCCCGTAACACCAACCCCACCCACCACACCTAAGGATGA TGACATTGAGGACTGGTTGAATGAAGAAAAATGGTCTCCACAAAAGGACTCCCCCACAAAGGACAAGGACGGGTCTCCGGTTCACAAGGTCGTCAACAC CTTCCTGTTCCTGGTTCCAGATGAGATCAAGTCCTCCTCACAAGTAGAAGGGACGGGATATGACATGTACCTCAGGGACGCACACAGACAG TTCAGAGAGTGCTGTGTCAGCTCCGTCAACTGGGATTGGCCGAGCGTCGTCAAGCCCCTGCCCAACTGTCGTACTGACATCCACTTCTACGAAGGGTCTCTCGTCAAGGTTTTATTCGACAAGCTGTCCAGAGTCTTGGACCAg CCCTACGATGTGAACCTACAGGTGACATCAGTGCTGTCCAAGCTGGCCCTGCTGCCCCACCCACACCTGCACGAGTACATGCTGGACCCCTGTATCCCCCTCACCCCAGGGGTCAGGTCACTGCACTCTGTTCTCAAAAGG GTGGCAGCTGACCTGATGTTACGAGCCCAGAGGATCCCAGACTTCAACAGAAAACTGGTCATGGTCAGGCAGCAGCTGATGGGAATGGCACCGGCAGAAAA CGTGGACCACAGGACTCTGCTAGAGGGCGCTATTGTCTTGGAGGAGTTTTGTAAAGAGCTAGCCGCTATCGCCTTTGTTAAGCACCATGCGACGTCCTCGCAGCACTTCCTACAAAAGTAG